The genomic DNA TCATTGTTTACCTCCCCCCCCCCCTTTACAGCACCCCTGcacgaatgcattcaaaatgttcacGCTGCAAACTAGaagcggtagacgcgattttgatgcctcaaacgcgaCTGTTGTAAACAAAGCATTATGGTGCACTCAGGGGCGTCAAGTAATTTACTTGtaaatcaatgcaaagacgcgaatagactGCGGCATGGTACGCGCGAATTGATCGcatagtgcattacaaggtatgcatgtttttatgtgtTCCCCAGGTTTGAATCCACAATCTTTTGCAATGCTAACGTAATGGTTTACTGCTTAGCTATACATTAGCACATTATAATAATAGTAAAATCAAATCCATCTAACTTAATGACTTAATGAGTTCTGTTAGCAAGTATAGAGATAaaatcaaaagtaaaaaaaataaggatAAAATATTGGCACGCATCCATTTCACAATTGATGaaaacaagttttgaaatgtgaTATGGGCTCATGCCAGACATTCTGTTACGTTGAGATTCACTGTCACcattaagtgaataaaaatatgAGGAAATGATcacttaaaaaacattaaatgcatgcataacattcaacacacacatctacaACACAAGCTTTACTGTttctttatttgcttgtttattTAACCTGGGATCAGGTTTATGGCATGAACACATGATGCTGTAACATGAGGTCTTGTGCTTTTGTTATTAGGCCTGAAATAGCAAGAAAGAGGTCAATGTAGCTTTAAGTGCCATTCAAGATgcaatttcatcattttctgtAACACTTTACTATAACGTTGTGTGTCTGAgatagtgttgtagtcaagaccacctaaaccgagactaagtcatgaccaagaccttgcgtgtgtgtatgccatcagagaagttgataaattGCCATAgttgatgtgccatcagttgtggtcttgaccggtcttgaaataaaattatgagtcctctttgtctgagaccgagacgagaccaAGTAAAAATGCTatcgattccaagacgagaccaagacctttaaaaagtggtcttgagaacTTCAACACTAGTCTGAGAAAATAAAAgcccatatttaaaaaaaacaataaggtTGTTAATGTGATGCATTAACTAACACGAAATAGTTTATCAGTTTTTTAAATCtttgttaatgcaaatacatccttactgtaaagtgttaccagttaAATATTTCACAACATCTTGCATGACAATATTTTCCGTTTTTGAGATTCAGATTAGTAAACATATCGGCATGAAACTACACGCACTCATCTGATACTATAATGGTCTAGTATCAGGTTAAACCTCTTTAGACTATTGTTCCTTAGTTACACCACTTTCTTTGTTACTCAACTTAACCAAAGTGTTGAAAAAACATTCCTCAGAGATTTTGATCCATATTGACACAATGCCACTGATGCAGATTTATTGGCTGTACATACCATGTGCAAACGtaccgttccaccacatcccaaagctACTCGACTGGATTGAGATCTTGTGACTGTGAAGTCATTTGACTACAATGAACTAACTGTTATGTTCAAATCAGTTGAATATCATTGCATATCTTGCGAAATGGGTACATTGTCAGAAAAGTAAAAAAGTCTCTTTTTAAAAGGCACTATGTGCCATTTACACTCACCtataggattattaggaacaccatactaatactgtgtttgacccccttttgccttcagaactgctttaattctacggtgcattgattcaacaaggtgccaaaagcattctttagaaatgttggcccatattgataggatagcatcttgcagttgatggagatttgtgggatgcacatccagggcacgaagctcccgttccaccacatcccaaagatgctctattgggttgagatctggtgactgtgtttagtacagtgaactcattgtcatgttcaagaaactaatttgaaatgattcgagctttgtgacatggtgcattatcctgctggaagtagccatcagaggatgggtacatggtggtcataaagggatggacatggtcagaaacaatgctcactTAGGcggtggcatttaaacgatgcccaattggcactaaggggcctaaagtgtgccaagaaagtattcccccacaccattacaccaccagcctgcacagtggtaacaaggcatgatggatccatcttctcattctgtttattcTCATTCTGTGTCTcaaccatctgaatgtctcaacagaaattgagactcatcagaccaggcaacatttttccagtcttcaactgtccaattttggtgagcttttTTTgcagcctctttttcctatttgtagtagaGATGAGTGGTatccggtggggtcttctgctgttgtagcccatccgcctcaaggttgtgcgtgttgtggcttcacaaatgctttgctgcatacctcgttggtaacgagtggttatttcagtcaaagttgctcttctgtcagcttgaatcagtcggcccattctctgacctctagcatcaacaaggcattatcgcccacaggactgccgcatattggacgtttttcccttttcacaccattctttgtaaaccctagaaatggttgtgcgtgaaaatcccagtaactcagaccggcccatctgaaaaattgcttaaatcacctttctttctcattctgacattcagtttggagttcaggataTTGTCTTGActaggaccacacccctaaatgcattgaagcaactgccatgtgattggttgatttagataattgcattaatgagaaattgaacaggtgttcctaataatcctttaggtgagtgtatacacacacacacacacacacacacacacacacataaatcatGTGTGTATAAAAATGAGTCAGTGTGTTCTCATCTTTAGTAGTCCGCTGACTTCGCTCACACCTTACACCCATTCAAAGAGTATCTGTTATAATATGTTATAGTACACATATGATATTTGACCCAATCAAATTTCAAGTGTAGAAAAGATGAGAAAGGGAATATTCAAAATTTTAGCACATAAACAATGTGCGTGTCCTGAAGCACCTTAGCTGTTCATCTTAAACAGATACTGTATCAATTCTCACATCTCACGAAAGAGATCTCTCTcggtttttatttaactttatcaACTAAGTATGCAACTCTAACAATTAATAGAAATAAGATGTTGACATATTCATTGAGAGAAAATATTTAAGTCTTTTAGTAGATTAAAGACAAAAGATTTTGTCAAAGAAACAACGGCTagttattcattttttaaacttCCCAGTATGACTCACTTCATAATAAGAAAGAATGACATGACGTCTGTGACGTGACAAAGagaatgtaaaaaatgtcttattggatCGAAAGCATATTGTTTGATGCTTGTGAAACATcagtaataaaataaagtaGAAGTCAACTGTTATACGTTTTCTGTCCACATTACAACAAGAACCTGTGAACAacattcagggctccagactaacttttttattattaggagCACTGTACTCTCTGAGTGAAAGTTTTAGAAGTGCAAGCAGAAAatttagggcacaccttaaTCACtatgcaatgcaattattcacattttttccAAAATAATGACATTAGGCCTACTTAAAAATACTAGACTGATGAAACTTTAGAATAtgaagttatgaaaaaaaaaacatacaatccCCTTAACTAATTTTAGGCATAAGatacaataagttatatccagatcgcagtgcttcccaatcctggtccccAAGGACCCCCCTCCAAAAAGCCCCAGATGTTCCccaaaaacacctgattcaactatTAATCCTctttccaaaatggtaaacatgtatCCCCatcaagctgatgagttaaatcaggtgtgttaaataaggagacatccaaaactttttgggagggggtcctcgaggaccaggactAGGAAGCACCCGAAATGGGATGAGTGGCATGGTAATATACATATTTGAATTCTTCACATTTTCTCATCTTCTATTAATTTCTTTCTTAACTGGGCGCTTATGTCTTAAACCTTTATTTTCATCTATAATGTTATTGATATTATTGTAGACTAAGTTCTCCTCCATGTTTCTCTATGCCACTGACTGGACGGGGCAGAGTCACGTAACCTCACACCCGGTAGTTTGCTTTAAAGAGAAGTATTAACAGGAttgaaaaaaactaaataacagACCTGATAAAATAATGTTGGTTAGAGTTTCTAAATTTCGGTTTCAATTAAGCGTCCAGCCCTGCTTTAAATTACTGTCATCCTTGTTGAAACAAAATAACCTTGAAGTTGGGTGTACGCCTCTTACAAAGGAATTTTGGCTTAGAATATCAATTCTTTACATACACTTCTTttctaaacaaaacaaacaaaaaaatcataaatgttTCAAAATAGCATTCTTTTCATTTGAGATCAAGCCAGAGGCAAAGTAAAGGTGTGTTCAAGTTGAACTAGCCTGCCAGCTACTGGCGAGATATACCGGTTGCAGGCGGAGAAGGACTgtgtttgattttatttatCGCAGATGAAGTggataaaatgtaatatttgaaAGATAAGCAAATGTTTTAGCCCCAAACACTTTATGTTGAATTGTTGAGGTTGTGTGTTGGTTTATATtgtatgaaataaaataaaaacaaaaataaagttacAGATAAGCATATATGATTAACTACTGATAAATTGAGGTCtgtatttttttcacttttattttaataaatggcACTGTATAACATATAAGGTAACagttttatgttaaaaacatgATGAGCATAGTGAAACAACGGTGTTAGGATAAACCTGAAACGCACATGATTATAGTTGTCAGAGAGTCTGGCCaatagacgggttgcacggcgacgtcactaactggttgcgcgcgcaaccgagaagcagaaagaagagaagtgcattgtgttgtatggtagtagcggtgtctgtaagtcaaaatgccaaggaactgttgcgtggaaaatagtaccaacagagtcagtgctgggtgcctgatgtaaacataccagtagatgcgactattacgttactagcattataattataacattataattcatacatgtatcacagtaacactgcaaaaataaagacagaaaaacagatccaactaaaatcaagtcttatttatatacaaacaatcaagaacgcgtcaataattaaggttgttgcagtagccgATCAGCTCACCAATtgggctttctgcctcctggatgcgcgcgcaccctgcaatgtttgtaaacttgcaacccctcTATAAGAATAAAGTGTGTCATCATCATCAAGCCGTGCAGCCGGTTTGGCGGCAACATTGCTGCATTTTCCAATCTGAAGAATTATTAAAACGTCGTCAGAAACGCTTACAACCTTTCCAAACTCCAGTACGGTAATATAATGTATCGCTGTATAGTTAATGTATGATTGAAAATGTGAGTCTTAACGTTATTTTAGTGGATTACTAGATTAATCTTGGTACTGGCACTAATTTACACCACCAGAGTTCGTCAGAGTTCACGGGGGCGCGGAATCACATGCTCACAGTCACATATGAGGAaaaattaagtgcaaaaatgcattcctctaataattttatataaacatattttaaacatttagtgATGGGAGAATCGAAGTTCTGAATATGttgaaaaagaaaaattattCACTGTTTCGAAGCTCTCGAAAAACCCAAATCTGGCACCACCTGCTGGTGAAAACATTGTCAACGGAACAAGATCTCAGAcagtccaaacattttacacaataATTGCAAGATTTTTATAAAGACGTTTAtaggaaaaaataattatttaacttaactTAAATCAATTAAGTAAACGTGTATTCAGTGTTtttagctttatttatttagtttaataTGACTTTAGTAAGActggctactatttaaggcctgttctggtcAGTTTAgctgattgcatttttatttcagttatttttcagatactttattgtgtttatttcttaagaAGAATTTTCAggttttgaaagatatattcactaattaattacttttaactatgtgttgtatattaatatttactgccagataaaccttgcaaaagatttaattaaaaaaaaattacaactgtgtgtgaaaattatttcatgaacaaacaaaaaaaatatgagaatgaaatgtcaaagcaattaaacaaacaactaatcgtcaaagccctaaaatactttattcttcctggctcccgcgtcaccctgtctttgtcatcaagcctcaccattggttgaatttgatatacacattcagacgcacttacccttggaggcgtccccaaactgtcaccgcagtgacgcagcgcaagttctctcgaaagggaactgtaacaatgtatcttaaaacgtAACACAATgtgctctcacttaaaatgtgtccccacatttagtccttgaatttgagggtattggacctgaaagGTCCTTggatttgaagttaactaagatgTGGTAACCCTGAATTATGAATTGCCATTAGATAGTGtgacccagcattgggtcaagaCAAACAAAACCTAATggtttgtaatttaacctattaACCCATTGTTCGGTCAATTATAAAAATTTTGTAGGTTAATCAAATGGTGAGACGCAAGATGGTGCCACTGCCAAAGGggcgtaattttttttttaattttctttggggggtgCATATAATGAAACTTTTGTAAACTCTGGCTCTCTGGAatactttattctgattggtcacTCCAACCGTCCATCATGTTCCTCAATAATATACACTTTCAGGGTTAAGTGACTTACATTACAATTACACTCTGAGCATCATCTGCCAATATCCGACAGCATTCATAAAAGCCCATGAGAAGAAGTCAATGTTTTTGTCTTCATGTCACTCTCATCAGACCGAAAGGATTTCTTGAGAGGAAACATTCAGTTAAAATGGTCTGCTACCTCAAACTGCAATATTGCAATTTGGTGTTGTACAACAATGACATTGTTCTTCCAGGAACATCTCTGAAATGCGACTTCTTTCATGTCCAACCCTTGTACATTAAAAGCTTCTTTTCCCGGTGAAGTCGAATTATTGTTTTATATTCAAAGTCTCCCGCATGACTTTCATTAGCATATGGAGTCAATGTTTGATCAAAATAATGATGCCACTTTCCATCTTTTGTAGCTCCGAACCCAAAAACGTGAACCTGAAAGAGAGTTCATAttgaataaatgttatttaaaagcACATTGTTGTTCAAAGTAAATTAAACAATTTGGTTTTGTCAGCGTCAAAATTGTTCACTTAGATTAAAATGCGCAAAATATGTCAAAATACAAAACAGATGTCTTTCCAGTTTTAGTatgttttcataaaaacaaaCGATTGAGTTTATATCTAAATTTATAGGCTATACTGTCACTAAAGTGtcacatatataaaaatgtttttgtataaaATCCTCACCTTATAGCGACCACATACAACGTCATTTAAGCTTTTTTATGAGAAATGATGTTTTGTTTGAGGATGGTTTACCTCGTCACAGATGTGCAGAGCGAATATCACCGTTAGGAAACCAGTAGACGGATATCTGCCATGATTCTCTGTCCAGTTCACGTGGACATATTTCATAAACTCTGGGTGAAGTATCATCACCTGAAACCCAAATAAAACAGGACGATTATGAACAACACTTTTTGATGCTTGTTAAAAATTATTCTTTGATCTGGTATAGATATAGACTTCATTGAGATAATGTTTAAAATACAATGtatgttgtttgttttaagAAGGTCTGCACTGTTTACCTTGTCCCTATTGATGTTTATTGTAGATGGAACATCCGTATATGTTCTGAGAAGGAAACAGATaagataaaataattatttttcacataccaaaaaaatgaaacatcaTAGCAGTGTTGAGGAAATAACGtgcgtgcatttttgttgaTGATAAGATCATAAAGGAGCGTGTGATGCGCTGTATtgttatgctggtgaatgataaTTAGTGAGATATTGATGAGGTCCtcgatctctgcttcagtccagatATTTTTGTGGTGAATGTTAATCTACATTTATAACCCCTGTGTCAAacagctgaaccataacttgttgGGATGACATATGGGTCCGCATCACGGCACGCCCCTTATTATTTCtgccttttgttcacacaggACGCTGTACTTaaatgttactgcaatgttatTAGGTCTCCTTTAAGGAAGCGATTCTAACATTTACgggatgtgtttgtgttcacacagaaggctctctgccaattttacggAAATTTCTGGGAAATTCTGATATCAAAGTGCTGGGTGAATGGGGTACAAATATGAACTCTTAAGAtagtttttgaaagggtaccgcaatgaaataggtgctctttaattaaCCCCTACCTGGACCCAGCCAATGGCcatgttgttatttttaatgcCATCCAAACATCAAAGACCCTTCCTATCTTTCAATCCAATACCCTCTTAAAACTGCTAGGGTTTTAATCAAAGTATTGAGTCAAAAAATGACAAACGCAGCCTGTTGGGTTTTAATTTAACATAcgcttttttgacccaacgctgggttttTTCTTTCACTATGAGAGGTTGCACATTCAAAagtaaaaccttttaaaaatatactagGGTTAGAGTATGTCATTAGTTTTTGGCCATAGTGTGTGTAGTAATAGAGTTATTCTTACTTTGTGATGTGTTTAGTGGTAAAGACACTGATGAGCCACTCAATGTCCAAAATCTTAAAAGGAGAAAACACCAGATGGGTGGAGTTGTCCAAATCCATAGCGCTCTCAGGGTAGAAAATCCGGTGAGTGGTTTTTAAACCCACATCCTCTTCGAAACCTCCTGTGGGACCTTTATTGATCCTGTGGGACAAACAAACAGCGACAGGTTGTTAGTGAATAACACAATGGTTCAAATATttcctttttctgttttttttcaatAAGCTACTATACActcactcacctaaaggattattaggaacacctgttcaatttctcattaatgcaattatctaatcaaccaatcacatgtcatttgcttcaatgcatttaggggtgtggtcctggtcaaaacaatctcctgaactccaaccTGAAcatcagaatgggaaagaaaggttgACCGTGACATGGTTGGTGCCAGaggggccggtctgagtatttcacaatctggttagttactgggattttcacgcacaaccatttctagggtttacaaagaatggtgtgaaaagggaaaaacatccagtgtGTGgtagtcctgtgggcgaaaatgccttgttgatgctagaggtcagaggagaataggccgactgattcaagctgatagaagagcaactttgactgaaatgaccactcgttacaaccgacgtatgcagcaaagcatttgtgaagccacaacacgcacaaccttgaggcggatgggctacaacagcagaagaccccaccggtaccactcatctccactacaaagaggaaaaagaggctacaaaagctcaccaaaattggacagttgaagactggaaaaatgttgccaggtctgatgagtctcgatttctgttgagacattcagatggtagagtcagaatttggcataaacagaatgagaacatggatccatcatgccttgttatcactgtgcaggctggtggtggtgtaatggtgtggaggatgttttcttggcacactttaggccccttagtgccaattgggcattgtttaaatgccaccgcctacctgagcattgtttctgaccatgtccatccctttatgaccaccatgtacacatcctctgatggcAATTTCCAtggcaggataatgcaccatgttacAAAGcccgaatcatttcaaattggttcttgaacatgacaatgagttcactgtactaaacacagtcaccagatctcaacccaatatagcatctttgggatgtggtggaacaggagcttcgtgccctggatgtgcatcccacaaatctccatcaactccaagatgctatcctatcaatatgggccaacatttctaaagaatgctttcagcaacttgttgaatcaatgccacgtagaattaaggcagttctgatgGCAAAaaagggtcaaacacagtattaatatggtgttcctaataatcctttaggtgagtgtatgtcaTTAAACTGACCCTCATCAGCAAGTAATTTTGCGTTTAATAGCCACCCTTACAAAAATATTGCTCTTTGAATGTTGAGATCTTTTAAAAAGCTCTTATGAGTCGTCGCGACactaattttggtaattttGGTCGGCCGGCCACTCCTGGGAAGGTTCACCACTGTTCCATGTTTTGGCCATTCGTGGAAAATAGCTCTGGCTGTGGTTCGCTGAAGTCCCAAAGCTTTATAAATGGCTTTATAACCTTTTCCAGACTGATAGTTCTCAGTTATTTTCTTTCTCATTTGTTCCTGCATTCTTTGGATCTCAACATCATGTGTAGCTTTTTCAAGCATTTTTCACACAGGACCACGTGtgtttggattttgtgaaaattgGTACTTTCGCTCCTACCCtcaggttgttatcgcagaaagaACCCCCGActgtgtgatacaagaccctctgcTTCACATCTTGTATCagactgaaggggcttattttgcgataacaacctgctacctgtacattatcctgctaTTTGCCTCATAAGTAAGTTAAGGGACATTAAATATTGTTTTGGTATattttatttactaatttttatttactaattttttgacaaatgtcacaaacacaatTTTGTTTAATAATTTATGAATATAATggccactgtaaaaaattctgtagaattaacagtattactggcaactagctgccagcaacttactgtagattttacatgtatgttatttacttaatgatttgttaaattggtaaaaaaaaacattcacattTAGGCCTACATTTTACTGAAATTGCTtaattttgtttagttttttttttaatatagatTTTCCATGTGtctcagtagtcagggcactgatcagggagtcggccattttaagggctgtctcaatcgcaaaatccgtccagtgcactggaatgttcgttccctaaaaatccccacaatgcaacgcaaaaaccagtgagcatcgaaggtccctatgttcccttaccggaaatcacgtgaccttttctgaagctcgccaaccgaacatcacgtgatccaactcaataaactttatgaaatgtgacagaacttttataaagacaaacgtttgtttttaaatgtaaacacacATCGCTACACAGTAAGgaaccacaatctactcaatatttaaagtaatagtatttttttcttgtaaataatatttacatttaaaatgtaattatattcctccaattgTATGCACGGATATATATataagtcagagagatgttggttttgccggttgttgatgagtaacagctgtgaatgatcacaacgcgcttaagcagccacgtgacagaaaaataagtgaacattgtcccaatgtcaagtgagctagggtccttaccagtgcccgaacctgggTACatgatatactgattcacgacctcgggaacgaattgagacacagagCATATTTTAGAGTTTACTTGTATGAGGTAATTCTAGGAGTAAAGATGTTTGCATATGACAGACACATCCTGTTTTTAAAGGTGGTGTATGTAGGTTTGTTTCAAAGTTGACACCCTGTACTGTTTAACATTTTGGAAATTGTGTGTTTTCTTTGGGAACATTTGCATGTAAAAGCAGAACTGCTTACTATTTTTGTCTATCTGTTGTAGGTGGATCATAAGCGAAGCTCAAAAAAGTTGGAAAGCTGCAGGTCGGCCATTGGCTTGTTAACAGTAAATTCAGTGACACATTCAAATGTGAAAGATATGTCactgaaatgtataaataaatcttTCAGCATTCCTTATATTAACTGACAAAACAGGAAACTCGACCAGAAATATACTCAAACGTCTGTTAAATCATATGTAAGCAAACTCTATGCTAatattatcttgttttgtttccaTGTCTTATCCTTCCACCAACGACCAACAGACACAAATCTTGTTCGGCCTGATTCTCAGAATTGTACAGTCACAAAATGATGACCACAGCCAGGTTACTCTATGGTAATCACAGCTTGTTTCTCAAGATAAAGATGATAATAGACCATTCTCTTATCTGACCAAATGCTCAACATCATTGCATCAATGCCACACAACAAAGAACATTGGATGTATGCACAATGATCCAGCAAACAAGCTTCTACAAACATTGACACAATCCTATTGACTTTAATTTTACAGTTAGTAATGTAATATTAACATCACTATTTTGTTCTCATGAACTCTTATTCTGTTTTGTctggcgccatccagctcgtcgggagcagctggggttaggggtcatgctcaaggacacctcgacacttggtcaggtggagccggggTTGAacccaccaaccttccggttggTAGACAAcctgaaccactgagccactgccgccaaAGGACGCATTGTAAttatctgttaaattgttctatgtggctttattaagtgcatgtccatttacaaccctaggaatTGTCCCCAGAataaaatggtctattattaccttatttgaaagggtcatgaataataatgttgagctgtgccctgattggctgtttcacagagtagttcagtagctctgtgtgtatgtaaacagaccttatgtttgagtcagTATTAGACGAagatgggtaaatattggacagaacacacatgctgggttaaaaatgacccaatgttgggttgttgttatgcaaccatggggtataataacccagcagttgggttaaaacaacccaacattgggtcaattttaatccagcatgtgttctgtccaatacttacccattatgggtcaaaaataacccagccatttttatgattttcccTTGTTCACAACAACACATAACAATACAAAATTGACACTTTATTATTTGCTACCTCATGACACAGTCTTTGGAATCTATGAGAGGTCCATAACGCGATCCC from Misgurnus anguillicaudatus chromosome 20, ASM2758022v2, whole genome shotgun sequence includes the following:
- the LOC129455794 gene encoding CMP-N-acetylneuraminate-beta-galactosamide-alpha-2,3-sialyltransferase 1, with the translated sequence MAMVLPKLKPRHHHYVILLLSCTIILCLYFENTWMLLTDNYHVSKRAACVNRTCAPDRERTDWFCARYAPTVQLLLNSSNSALSAPLSSWWRGLQVVKHVANYTALVRNLFPLFPDQKPCSDSHPNHCRTCAVVGNSGNLLGSRYGPLIDSKDCVMRINKGPTGGFEEDVGLKTTHRIFYPESAMDLDNSTHLVFSPFKILDIEWLISVFTTKHITKTYTDVPSTININRDKVMILHPEFMKYVHVNWTENHGRYPSTGFLTVIFALHICDEVHVFGFGATKDGKWHHYFDQTLTPYANESHAGDFEYKTIIRLHREKKLLMYKGWT